TGTGCCGTCGGTGAAACGCCCGAAGTAACGGTTGGCGACAGGAAGACGCTCGTCCTGACGTGAAGATAAAAAGACGATCCAGGAGTACTCTCCTTCCAGAGACATCTCCACCGATGTCGCCGCAGTAATCGCATCACAGAGCTCCTGCAGCTGCTGCCCGTGACCGGTAGGGCCTGCTACGGGATGAACCGTTGGATCATCAAACGGTGACTCTTTCTGCAAGAAGAGGCAATCGGTAATAGCATGCAGCACTCTGTATCCTCTCTGTTCAGAGATGCGTTTGGCGCGAAGCAGCTTCTGTCTTCCGAAGGCGGTGACGGCTTCATGGCTTTCGAGCCGCCCGAACTTGGCATTGCGATAACCGAGATAGCCGAAGCAGGTTACAAGCAACCACTTCAAGGCATCCTGTCTCTGATGGGCACGTTCCCGCTCTTCTGCCGTCGGCGCATGCTTCTTCTGATGCTTCAGGTAACGTCGGAGTTCCAGTATCGGCGCAAGTGATAGCGGGACGATCCCCTTGCGACGACGGCATACGGGAAAATGCGCCTCGGGTACACGATCGCAATCCGCATAGGACGGCGCGCAGCAGGAGCAGAGAACCGTCTCAGGAGAGAGGTTATGGTGGACCATAATCGTCGGATACATCTGGCTGAAATCGATCTGAATGACGTTCTCTCGAACGTTTGTTTCGCGTATGTCGGGCTCATAGACGAGACCTCCTTTATCGGATGTAATCAGTTCAAGGGCGCTTCGCGGCTCTTCGCTGTGACTTTTCTGCCAGGGGACGAGATAGTTCTGCTTCAGAGCGACGGCGGTTTGAATCATCGTCATGGCCGCCCCCGTGGAGGAGCGCGCCATCCTCTGCACGGGAATACAGGACAGGCGCGAGAGCTGAATCACTCCCTCAAGCCCGCTCTCGCGATGCACGAAAGAGTTGTGGCGGTCGATATGCCACCGCCCCTGTAACGGATAAGACGGCGCACGAAAGATCATGCTGCCGTAGGTGAAATAGCTGCGCCCTTCTGTGATAATCTTGCGGTTCAGTGCCATCTCGCCTGCGGTGATGCGATCGGCCTGCAAAGGGATCTTCTGTTCTTTTGCATGTTTGAAAAGAGCAGGAAATATGGTACGATCTCCGTATTCCGAAAGGATGACGTCGGGGTCGTTACGATAAAAGAAGTCGTTGAAACGATGGATCATGCGCACCGGGTTATCCGTAGGCACCTCGATCTGCTCGGCGCCCGATTCAAGCAGCAGAGCGTTGCCGCGAAGACCGAATCGATGACTGGCGGCCAGAGACAGATAGGCCGTGCGAAGCGGCACCACCGGATACTCGATCGCGGCGGCATCTTCAAGCATGCTTCCGTCAAGCAGATCGAGTCGCTGTTCTTGCTCATTCCATTCGCACTGCAGTCTCAGGCGAGCCATGGGAATCCAGCGGCGATGAAGCAGATAGAGCGTCGGCAATTCAACGTCGCTATGATAGATCTCGATACGCTCGAAAAAGGCATAGAGTTTACGGTGAACCGTTCTGAGAAAAGAAGGTTTTGCAAACGTATAACACACTACGGGCATAACATGACCCGTGTAGAAGTGTATGCGTTCCGTTCGCTCGGGCGAACAGGCGAGTACGCCGAGAACCTGAAGCCTGCGGGTCAGTCTGTCAATCACGGCGGCATCGCCATGCACGTAGATGGACGGCTGAAAACGATCGCAGATCAGATGCGTGCGACCGGTATCATCTCGCATCCAGAGCAGCATGACGTCTTCTCTGTTCTGAAGATCAAACAGATGTCCTTCTATGGTTATCATACATCGGTAACATCTTCCGGACTGCTTGCCTCTACAGAGTTCCCTTCGGCGCTTACCTCAGAGCTTCCCGGCGGATTTCCCTCAGAGCTTTTCAGAGAGTCTTTCAGCCTCTGTAGCTCTCGCTTCATTCTGCTGAGCTGGCGCTGCTGCTCTATAAGAATCGAAAGCATAACCGGATCAGAGGGATTCGGAAAGGCCGCCATGACGCCGGCCTGTACATGCAACTTCGCATAAAGCATCAGATCATCGAAAAGATGCTGATCTTCTCTTCGCAGAGAGGCGCGGAACTTGCGGAATCGATCCCTTACCTTCTCAAGCTGCCATGAGTAGGCGGCGACGGTGCGTCCCATAAAGCCCTCCTGTCGAATGCCGCGTCTTTCTCTGTTTGCTTCAGACGCGGGCGCATGATGTCGGATGTTACACGTGAAGAAGAGCGACCGGTCACCCTCCACACAGAAGCGGCAAGCGCTTCAAGCTCGGGAAAGATCGCCTTGAAAGAAGGATGAGAGTAATGCTCCCTCTCCACGATAAGAAAAGGGGAGGCGGTGGAGCGCAATCGAGCGACCATGCGCCTCAACAAAAAGAGCCCCTCCTCTTCGCCGACGTCGCCATCAAAGAACTGCTTCATCGGAGCAAGCAGAACCGTTAAAGGACGCCGTTCTTTCTCAGCCCTGGCGATGGCTTCGAGTATATGATACGGGGTAAACACCCTCTGCACCAGGATCGCCGCAAGCAGCACATCTGGATTCACGTCCCGACGCAAGGCCTCATCCACCAGGCGAAACACATCAAGTCGGATGGCGCAATCAATGACCAGCACAGGCATGTCTCGCAGAGCAAGGTCTGCAATCCACAGATGAGAGACGTCTGTGGGAAAGCTCTCCCCCGAAAGAAGGGCGACCCCTTCTGGAGGCCATGACTTCGGGAGCCACAGCCCTGAGCGTCGTGATTCTGAGAGCCACGATTCTGAAAGCCTTGCCTCTGAAGGCGACGGGTCGAGAGCAGAAGGCAGCGCAGAACGGGATGAAGCCGGAGGCATAAGCACAATCATCTGAATACTTATCAAAAGACAAGCAAATTTACGACGCCAGATTTTCTCTGCACGAATTTTTTGTGACATTGCAAAGGCACCGGCTCAGTCTGGTGAGACAACCCCATGCTCAAAAATCACAGACTTCGACTCATCACATTTGCCGGCCTGTTCGCTGCTCTCGCCACCGGCGCCGTCCTGCTCACTCCTGTTCTCTATGATCGCGGATGGCTTCAGTTCAACCATCCCGACAAAGAACGCTTTCCCGTCCGCGGCCTTGATGTCTCTCATCATCAGGGAGTCATCGACTGGCCGCTGGTCGGCCGCTCTGAGTACCGCTTCGTCTATATCAAGGCCACAGAAGGCGGCGATTTCACCGATCCACAATTTCACCGGAACTGGAAAGCAAGCGAAGAGGCCGGACTGATTCGTGGAGCCTACCATTTCTATACTCTCTGTCGGCCCGGAAGGGATCAGGCCGAGCATCTTATACGAACCGTGCCCGGGGCTCACATGCTTCCGCCGGCCATCGATCTGGAATTCGGCGGCAACTGCTCGAAACGCCCCGCCAGAGATGAATTCAATCGGGAACTGAATCAATTCCTGGACATGATACGGACCCACTACGGCTCAGAGCCGATCCTCTATACGACAGAGGAATTCTTTAAGGCCTATGGAGATCCCTCATGGATGAAGCGACTCTGGATACGCGACATCTTCTTCGAGCCCGATGATTTTCCGGGTTGGATCTTCTGGCAGTATTATTCAAGGGCCTCCGTTCCGGGCATTAACGGCCCGGTCGATGTCAATGTATTCTATGGAACAGAGGCCGATCTGCATGGCCTTATCTTACAAGAAAAGATAGACAACGATCGCTGAACGGTAGCAGACTGCACTATGTCGCTTTTCTCGACGAACTGGAACGACCACTTCGCCCGACTTAACGAGCGTTACGGAAAACGCAAACATCCGCTTGAGTATCGGAACCTGTATCAGCTGATGATCATGACCATACTCTCGGCCAGAGATTCGGATAAACACATCAATCAGGTAGCGCCGCCGTTTTTTGACGCCTATCCCCGCCTGAGCGATCTGGCCCGTGCAAAGCCGCGTGATCTGCATCCGTTACTTCGCGGAGTCACGAACTACGAAAAGAAGTGCGAATGGATCTGCGAGACGGCAAAGCAGATCGGATCGGACGACAAGATCCCGCTCACACTTGAGGGCCTTGTTGAGATGAAAGGCATCGGACGCAAAACGGCGCTTGTCATACTCCGGGAGATCGGCAAGCCGGGAAAAGGCATCATCGTCGATCTGCATGTCGAGCGCATCGTCCCGCGGCTTGGACTCGGCGAAGGAACGCCTGTGAAGATCGAGAAGGCACTTATGGGAACGCTTGATCCGGCGCTCTGGGCCGATGCCGGAATGTCGCTCTCCTTTCTCGGGCGTGAGATCTGTCGCCCCACAAATCCGAAATGCCCCGATTGCATCTTCGTCGACGTCTGCCCCTACTTCCAGAACCGGAAGACGTGATTTCAAAGACTTCTTTAAGAAAAGGCAACTGTGCCGGTTTTTGAGATGCCCTGTGAAAACAGGCCGTTTCTATCTTGTCAGCGGAGTTTCGATTGGTTTCTTGAACTCATGCAGGCCATGACAGACCTTGATGAGATCCGACAGACGCTCGAAAAGACGATGATGCCGCATGAGCTCGAAGAGGCCATGCCGCTGATCGAAGAAATCCAGCGTCTTAAGCGCGAAAAAAACGCCGTCGTTCTCGGCCATAATTACATGACGCCTGCCGTCTTTTATGGCTGCTCGGATTTTATCGGCGACTCTCTCGGTCTGGCCCGCAAGGCCGCCGATACGGAGGCCGACATCATCCTCTTTAACGGCGTGCATTTCATGGCCGAAACGGCCAGCATCCTCAATCCCGATAAAAAGGTTCTCATCGCCGACCCTGAAGCCGGATGCTCGCTCGCCGAAAGCATCACCGGAGCCGACGTGCGCGCCATGAAGGCGCAGTATCCGGGCGTTCCCGTCGTTACGTACGTGAACTGTTCGGCCGAGGTGAAGGCCGAAACCGACATCTGTTGCACAAGCGCCAATGCCCTGAAAGTCATCGAAAGCCTGCCCGATGATACGATCCTCTTTCTGCCCGACGCCTATCTTGCAAAGAATATGCAGCTTCAAACGAAGAAGAAGCTCATCCCCTATGAAAAAGGGAAGTGCATGGTTCACGAACAGTACACGGGCGAAGATATCGCTTATT
This region of Leptonema illini DSM 21528 genomic DNA includes:
- a CDS encoding DNA polymerase domain-containing protein; protein product: MITIEGHLFDLQNREDVMLLWMRDDTGRTHLICDRFQPSIYVHGDAAVIDRLTRRLQVLGVLACSPERTERIHFYTGHVMPVVCYTFAKPSFLRTVHRKLYAFFERIEIYHSDVELPTLYLLHRRWIPMARLRLQCEWNEQEQRLDLLDGSMLEDAAAIEYPVVPLRTAYLSLAASHRFGLRGNALLLESGAEQIEVPTDNPVRMIHRFNDFFYRNDPDVILSEYGDRTIFPALFKHAKEQKIPLQADRITAGEMALNRKIITEGRSYFTYGSMIFRAPSYPLQGRWHIDRHNSFVHRESGLEGVIQLSRLSCIPVQRMARSSTGAAMTMIQTAVALKQNYLVPWQKSHSEEPRSALELITSDKGGLVYEPDIRETNVRENVIQIDFSQMYPTIMVHHNLSPETVLCSCCAPSYADCDRVPEAHFPVCRRRKGIVPLSLAPILELRRYLKHQKKHAPTAEERERAHQRQDALKWLLVTCFGYLGYRNAKFGRLESHEAVTAFGRQKLLRAKRISEQRGYRVLHAITDCLFLQKESPFDDPTVHPVAGPTGHGQQLQELCDAITAATSVEMSLEGEYSWIVFLSSRQDERLPVANRYFGRFTDGTMKMRGIQVRRRDTPDFLRHVQQQMLDVMATAETIADLRALHPTMDELYRIWKERLYNSEIPWRDLLLRRTVSRSVDEYTVDGASSLSLEQLAEMGIELQPGEKVRYLILSKKSRDRRRRYLTEEKAALEEQEGRRPGYDCHAYGESLREAFRELWEHFAPAGYFDELKDGQQRLFLRKRRD
- a CDS encoding glycoside hydrolase family 25 protein — its product is MLKNHRLRLITFAGLFAALATGAVLLTPVLYDRGWLQFNHPDKERFPVRGLDVSHHQGVIDWPLVGRSEYRFVYIKATEGGDFTDPQFHRNWKASEEAGLIRGAYHFYTLCRPGRDQAEHLIRTVPGAHMLPPAIDLEFGGNCSKRPARDEFNRELNQFLDMIRTHYGSEPILYTTEEFFKAYGDPSWMKRLWIRDIFFEPDDFPGWIFWQYYSRASVPGINGPVDVNVFYGTEADLHGLILQEKIDNDR
- a CDS encoding endonuclease III domain-containing protein; its protein translation is MSLFSTNWNDHFARLNERYGKRKHPLEYRNLYQLMIMTILSARDSDKHINQVAPPFFDAYPRLSDLARAKPRDLHPLLRGVTNYEKKCEWICETAKQIGSDDKIPLTLEGLVEMKGIGRKTALVILREIGKPGKGIIVDLHVERIVPRLGLGEGTPVKIEKALMGTLDPALWADAGMSLSFLGREICRPTNPKCPDCIFVDVCPYFQNRKT
- the nadA gene encoding quinolinate synthase NadA, with translation MTDLDEIRQTLEKTMMPHELEEAMPLIEEIQRLKREKNAVVLGHNYMTPAVFYGCSDFIGDSLGLARKAADTEADIILFNGVHFMAETASILNPDKKVLIADPEAGCSLAESITGADVRAMKAQYPGVPVVTYVNCSAEVKAETDICCTSANALKVIESLPDDTILFLPDAYLAKNMQLQTKKKLIPYEKGKCMVHEQYTGEDIAYFRKQFDDLLVIAHPECDTDVTQASDFSGSTSQMEGFIARSSNKNVLLVTECSMADNLRSVFPDRMFVGTCHTCPHMKKITLRKVRDALLFEQFEVRVPEDIRVRAVKSVERMIAIG